The Tubulanus polymorphus chromosome 3, tnTubPoly1.2, whole genome shotgun sequence nucleotide sequence CAGCACCTAGAAATTTAGAAACACTAATTGACTCGAAATTTAcaattaggcctacatgtatatgtatatctgTATGCTACGGATACATACCCCAAGGACCAGCAGCTCTGAGCACCGATAGAGGATTGAATGGAGAGAGTAAGGCACCTATCATTCTAGCCCATATAGGTATTGGATATTCGCGTTCATGAATCTGAGGACGTTCAGGAAATCCCCATGGGTCTGCGAGAATCAAGTGTTTTACGTGCTGAGGGTAACTGATAGTATACGAACTAGCGAGAAAACCACCTAAACTATGTCCGAGTAGTATAAACTGCTCTAAACCCATTGTTTTACGCCATTCTTCAATCGATTCCACGAAAGTCGTTTCTGCTTCCATCGCATCTTTGCTAAATGAACATCGTGAGCTCTGTCCGAATCCTAACAGATCAAACGCATAAACGGGTCTCTTTTCAACTAAACTGTCAATATTTAGTGACCATAGACCAACTCCCCCACCCATACCATGGATGAGAACAATTGGTAACTTCTCTGATTGTTTCGGATTTGCCCATACTGTCCATATTTGTCTGTTATTGCTGATGTATACATATCTCGACTGTAAAACTGTTTTGATATCTGAAACATGAATGATGtgcataaaaaaaacaaacaaattatcaattgCATCATTTATTTCGACATTCGCGCATTTATGGAAACTTACAACTAAAAATACTCTCTTCAACTTTGGCTAGAAATTCTTTAGACGTTGGTACCCATTGAAACCATCCACGACGGTAGGCAAGGATCTCTTCTCTACCTTCAACACTTGAGAATTGGATCAAAGACAGAATTAGTTATAGTTACCTGCCATCGTTgagtggtaagctttttataatcggatgggcttataccaactgatgcggtttgtgaaaatatccgatcgtgaaactaaaccaaaGTCAGATTACTGACTAAAACAGAATATCACTCATCGTTATCGAATTGTTATGAGATACTGGGCTGATACTGATGGTCTCAGTCAGTCGTCAAGATCAGACTAGTGCCAACTCCTTTGCTGCTTCTTGCTATTAGTTAGTATCtttaatcaatttacacagaAGGACTTACCTCTCAATCTCTGACATGGTGATCGAAATTgtgtatgaaaaaaattaatccaAAATCGATTTGCTACGACAAAAAAATATGGTTATACGCGCGTGATCGTGGCGCACATTTTCTTTGACACCAggaaacccggaagtaatagaaaaacaaaaagggAATTCCGTGACGTATAAACACTGCGGACCGGACTGTGGACACGGACTGTGGACCGGACATAATACTCGAGTGCGACGGATCCAGCGGGCCATTTGGCCAGTTCAGCGACGTGAAATCTATTGTATCCTTATAAATTAACTATTACCGTTACAACCTGAGAGTCCCCGAGACAGGAAAAATCACcgaaacttcaaaaatattacagaaACACCTGAAAACATCTGACCATTTGATATATTTCGGTATGTGACTCGGTGGACACCAGATGCCCGACTGCCATTAACTTGGAGTTAGATAGATCCTTCATCAGTTCCtagaaacaaataaagaatCAAACGTTTTCGATTGACTTCAATCATTGTGTgtgttttttaaaatataaaatggtCTTTCCCCACTATATCAACTTAAAGAAATGTTGTCTCTAGACCGGGTGGATTGTAACATTGAACACAATTTTGGCATGGTAAAAGTGCATTTGCCAAAGTGTTCCAAATTTTCGCAGCTGGACAAGTATGACGTGAAAACCTACCTTTGAAATGTAATATGAggtgtatatattttatataaaccGCTCTGCGTTGAGAGCGGCATAAAATAATTATCATCTATTCTGAATagacatttatttttcatgtagAATGAGACGATTATGTTTACCTATAACCACAGTATCGCTCGACATTGCCAGTTACATCTTTCACCGCATAACAAGACGTCCTAGGCCATACACACGGGTTTGGCTGACAAAGGCGTTCGTATTCTGACTGGTAGGTATCTGTATTTTGGGAAAAGATGTTGGTTAGATTCATAGATATTGTAGATTAGATTtagattcatatatatatatatatatatatatatatatatatatatatatatatatatatatatatatatatatatatatatatatatatatatatatatatatatatatatatatatatatatatatatatatatatatatatatatatatatatatatatatatatatatatatatatatatatatatatatatatatatatatatatatatatatatatatatatatatatatatatatatatatatatatatatatatatatatataatttattatattatatatatatatatatatatatatatatatatatatatatatatatatatatatatatatatatatatatatatatatatatatatatatatatatatatatatatatatatatatatatatatatatatatatatatatattatatatatatatatatatatatatatatatatatatatatatatatatatatatatatatatatatatatatatatatatatatatatatatatatatatatatatatatatatatatatatatatatatatatatatatatatatatatatatatatatatatatatatatatatatatatatatatattatatatatatatatatatatatatatatatatatatatatatatatatatatatatatatatatatatatatatatactctaAACAGAATATCGTGACACGTACCACAATGCAGAATATCACAACTCTTACGTAAAAACGCATGAAACATTGGATCATGTATCCAACATCCTGGATACGAAGCAGCTCGCATAGTATTTGGATACACGGTACAGCGATTTCCAAGTGAAACAAATTCGTTCTTTTGCGATTCGCTAAAAATACCAAGTAATTATATATAACTTATACAGAAAAACACgtaatttttttataattttcattcttCAAGTCTTCAGTCCTCACCTTACTAATGCTTCAAGCCGTAACCGATGGATACAGGGACTTCCACCTAAACGGGTAAATTGTTGTGGCCCGCTGTACACATacttaaaatcattttccgaCGGTCCAATTTGATCCTTATTCATGCAGTTTTGACCGGCTACgatatagaaaatgaattggtTTTAAGTTGGAAAAAGAACATCATCAGTTAAACAACTTCTGGTTGTGTAGCATCAAACTGCGAAGTGAAAAACTTGAAGaaaataagtttttaaaaacagaGTAGGACCATGTAAAGATTCAGGATAGCATATACTGTTGGAGTGCTCTATAACTAAAAcgcaaaattcaaaataggaAAATATCTGTTTAAAACTATTCAATTACCTATTGGTATAGGCGATCCACACACTGGTAAGTCACAATAGTCCCAAACAAATGCCGAGTCAGTTACATAACACCAGGGCCCAAAACGCATCGGATCACTGTAGTTTGACACATGTGACGGGTGATAATCTTGGACTTTTCCTGGATTGCGGCAATAGTTTTTTGCTTTCACTGCATTACCGTCGGGAAAGTTCTCAAAAATCACATCAGGATGCGATGACCACAAATCGCATGTTTTACCGTTGATAGTTGTAGAAAGAGTACCATCGTACTCGCCACCTTCTTGGGTAAATCTGCACTCTACGAGAAAGAgtagatttgaaaaaagagAGAAAACGTATGGAATATGAAAGTGTAATCCAAAACATTTTTagcatagattttctaaatgagtccaaatcattattttcgtaGGACAAAAGAATAGATCATACATcaattgtaatttttatttAGTTACGAAAGCACAAAACAAAGCAACGATTACCTTCTGAAGAGGAATTTCGTCGAAGAAGGCTGAACACGAGGAAAATCGGAtacaaatattttaacatGGTGCCTGTAGAACGGATTTATTCTCTCGAGGGGCTGAAACTGGAGGGATTATTTGCTCAAtgtcgatatttcaaatatatttggGAACAAGAAAATCAACCAGAGACCTACCTCGCTGGATTCCGATGACAATGATGGAATTGGGGTGTTGCAGCTACTAATAaaaaattcacagctgtttcGCCgcttcaatttcatattgattCATGATTCGATTAGAAATCGCCGAAAACTAATAAAGACATATTTGCACGAATTCGTTTTTATTATCTATGGAGTGCTCCTGACATGCTGGTCTCAAAATATATATTGCTTGTAGAACTGGATTTATTCTCTCGAGGGGCTGAAACTGGAGGGATTATTTGCTCAAtgtcgatatttcaaatatattttggaacaagaaaatcaatcaGAGACATACCTCGCTGGATTCCGATGGCAATGATGGAATTGGGGTGTTGCAGCTACTAATAAAACATTCACAACTGTTTCGCCGCTTCAATTTGCACGAATTCGTTTTATTATCTATGGAGTGCTCCTGACATGCTGAtctcaaaatatatatttagatcTTAATGATTATACTTATCCAGTATTGCTGAATGAAGCGTCATCAGTATAATCAAATTCGTGTTTCTGTGTTATAAAAGTACATTGGTGGAAACtgaatgtaatatttttttcattgtgaCCCGATTCCGCCATTTGACTGTAAACCCGACGTTTTCCCAGCGAACCGATTTTCGATGCAAGCGTTTTGAAGGATTGAAAAACTTCGTCTGAACCGATACGAAAAACAAGATCAAAATTTGTATGTCCAgctagaaatatatttattcatgttaataaaaatataataatactgtgataatcattattattgttaatttGTACACCACTGTGCATTCCTTCATTTACTTCTAAACATACGTTAACTTTTTAAGAATAGGCCGGACACTTGCTAGCAGCTGTTTGGGAGGCTTGTCCACCTGCTATATTTGAAAGTTTCATGAGGAATGGATTGGGGTCGTACCATATATCAAGGGTCTGAATTTTAAGGTCGTCGTTGACGGTAGCGACGCACATGCCGTATAATTCAATAGTTTCTCCAGTTGGCTGGTGCTCTCTATACGGGCCGGTCCACTCAGCCCAGTGCCTCCATTTGAATGCAACTTTCGGTGGCCctgcaaatataaaatacacgatCAACCTGGGCCCGATTTTGTCACAATGTTTTATAGTTACTAATACAATCAATTCGTATCATTGATACGTATGTGGATTTTCTTTGGAGTTAATGGGAAGAATTGCGAatagaattatttgaaactaaGAAAAGAAGATATATAGAATGTATCATTTAATAATATTATAGATTGTATCATCTAATAATATAGAGTGTatcatttaataataatttataggCAGTACTGTTCCGTAAGACGGAGACATGACCTGATCAATCAAAGCCCTGTGAGCTGGTCATATGGTCAGTACTGATAATAATGAGACACACGCTCTCTCTCTTTTCCTGCTCAAGCAAGCCGTGGTCACTTGAGTTTCGCAATAAAGTAGCATTTCTTTACTAATAGCAGTAGATTTATTTGTGAGCTAGGACTCTGTATCATACCCCTGAGGCATTTTGTAtacaattttattttgtttttacggAACTAATAGAAACAGAATCCACCGGATATTCAGTTAATAAATGCATAAATcgaaaaatgatgaataaatcCTTTTTAGGA carries:
- the LOC141900988 gene encoding 1-acylglycerol-3-phosphate O-acyltransferase ABHD5-like translates to MSEIESVEGREEILAYRRGWFQWVPTSKEFLAKVEESIFSYIKTVLQSRYVYISNNRQIWTVWANPKQSEKLPIVLIHGMGGGVGLWSLNIDSLVEKRPVYAFDLLGFGQSSRCSFSKDAMEAETTFVESIEEWRKTMGLEQFILLGHSLGGFLASSYTISYPQHVKHLILADPWGFPERPQIHEREYPIPIWARMIGALLSPFNPLSVLRAAGPWGAGLVQRFRPDLNRIFSSILPENVIFQYIYHCNAQNPSGETAFKHMSIPFGWAKNPMVHRITNIPARIPITMIYGSRSWLDTGIAYHVKYLRHESYVDVQVIRGAGHHVYADRSDMFNLLVKKICDTADHVTAAPTAKSSDNGELDDNKSDETVESFDDLKAGD